TAAGGGACAGATCATTTGTACTAGCTTTGATTTTGTATGCCATAGTATCAGAAAAATATACACCACCTCTAGTAGTTGGTCTTCTAACTGGGATAGATGATTTTGCCATATCGACTTGTTCTAAATGATATTCTTTACCATCAAGATACAAACTGTATTTTGTGTCATTGGCTTCAGTTAATTTTGATAAAATCTTCTCATCTACTTCCATGTCAAACTTGTGTTATGATTAATATTCTAAATGTTGCTTTTTTGAATATTCAATATCGTATCAATATGATGAATGCTTATATTTTTGCGATCTAATTCAACAAAGGTATGAAAATCAAAGTGCGATACATTGTACTTGCACTTTTTATCCTAATACCATCAGCGGTAAATCTGTACGTACCTCTATACAACAGAGATGTTCCTGAGCTTTTTGGGCTGCCTTTCTTTTACTGGTTTCAGATGATTTGGCTTGTTGCTTGTTCTGGATTTTATCTATCTTTTTCATATTTAATGAATAGGAGTACAAAGTGATAGGACTAGATAGTCTAATTCCATTTGTATGCCTCTTTGTTGTATTTATCGCACTTGGCTTTTATGGGAAATATTGGAGAAGAGGAGATCTCAATAATGTGCACGAGTGGTCATTAGCTGGAAGGAAGCTTGGTACTACACTTGTCTTCTTTTTGATTGGTGCTGATCTATACACTGCATACACATTTGTTGCAATTCCTTCAGGGGTTTTTGCTAAAGGATCACTTTACTTTTTTGCAATTCCATATGTCATGTTGACTTTTGCCGTAGCACTTGTAACAATGCCAAGACTCTGGTCTCTTTCACGAGAAAAAGGATACATCACTGCGTCTGATTTTGTCAAGGATAGATTCAGCAGTTTGGCACTAGCTGTTATGATAGCAATAACTGGTATTGTTGCAGAATTACCATACATTGCATTACAGATAGTTGGAATGCAGTCTGTCCTCACTGTCATGCTTGCAGGTACTAGTAACTCTCAGGTAGTAGAAGAGATTGCATTATTGTTATCTTTTGCAATTTTGGCAGCATTTACTTTTACTAGTGGTCTGCGAGGAGCAACATTAACTGCAATATTCAAGGACGTATTGATTTGGATTACTGTGATTGCAGTCATTGTAGTTGTACCAATCAGTATAGGCGGATTTGGTAATGTTTTCAAAGAAATCAAACCAAACTATGTCACTCTTTCTGATTCTCTTGTACCAGCTTATGCAACACTAGTACTTGGAAGTGCGTTAGCATTGTATCTTTATCCACATGCGATAAATGGTGTTTTGAGTGCGGAAAGTGCAAAAAAACTTAGAACCAGCACAGGATTACTCCCTCTATATGGAATTGGCCTTGCAATAATGGCCTTGATGGGAGTATTGGTTTATGCCGTACCTTCTGCAATGAATTTCTTATCTGGTTTTCCTGAGAGTTCACGTGGCATACTTGTTGTGCCTTCTCTGATTTTGTATTCTATGCCAGGTTGGTTTTCAGGAATAGCGTTACTTGGCATATTTGTCGGTGGCCTAGTGCCAGCTGCAATTATGGCAATGGCGCAAGCAAACTTGCTTACAAGAAACATCATCAAAGAGATAAAACCAAACCTGACACCAAAATCTGAAATTCGAATTACAAAAATTTCATCAACTATTTTCAAGTTTGTAGCCCTGGGATTTGTGTTTACAGTGCCAGCTACTTATGCAATATCACTTCAGCTTTTAGGTGGAATTCTGATTGCACAAATTTTGCCTGCGGTTTTTTTTGGAATGTATGTGAAATCATTAAGAAAAGAACCATTAATTGCAGGTTTGGTAACAGGTATATTTTTAGGAATTTTCATGGTAGAATCTGTAAATAATTTTGGGCCGTTATCTAGTTCACTTTTTAATACTATGTTTGGATCCCTTTACATAGCAGTGATAGCTTTGGCAGTGAATCTAGTTATTTCATTTGTTGGCAGTGCTATCTTAAACAAAAAACATCGACCTACAAATACGTGATCAAGATAAATAAAACTCAAAACCAACATAAATCGTGAAAGAATTAATCTGCAGTGTATGTAATTTACCCATGCAGTACCAAGGAAAACGCGGAAATGATTTTGTGTGGCAGTGTTTTAAATGTGAGGCAAAATTCATTGACATAAAAGAAACAAATGATTTTATTGATATAGATTAGATTTTTTTCAAATATTTGAGCGTATCAACTAGCTATACATCCTATGTCAATAGTATGCATTTTCTGTAGTTAATGAGAACTAGTTGGTACAATTATTAATTATCAAGTATGTAGATATATTATTCAATGATAAAGAAGCAATTACCAAAAAAACGAATCATCCCAATAGAAATTGATGATCATTTTAGACTTTTTGGCAAAGAGCCATGGGAAGTGGAATATCTAGAAAAGTGCCCCTTTTGCAAGTCTAGGATAGATGAATATGGCTTTTGTTCTTGTGGTTCTAAGGGCGGTTAAAATTTAAATCAAAACCATTGATCAGATTTTAATTAATCATATTCCATATACGCGAAAATCGAAATACGCCTACCCATCCGCTAATCATAAAAATCATTGCCAATCCAAAGATCAAATATAATTCTCTTTTACGATGTGCTAGATCCAAATTTAGAAATAAAAAAGCACCTATTCCAATCAGACCAAGCCACAACACCACATGACTGCAGGATTTCCAATTCATCTTCATAAGGAACGATCAAAACTGTATAAAGTAAGCTTTGTGGTCAAATTAAAATTAAAAAATTAGTTTATTTCCATGCATTCTGGCAATTTACCATTATGTTTTTTTGTATAATCTTGAATGAGTTGTTCTTTTGTTTTTTCCCGTGAATCTGTAACCATATATCTAAACCTCTTTGCTTTTTCTAAACATTTTGTTGTTAATGATTCTAAAAGTGATGCTCTTAGGTTCTGAGCGCTGCCAATAAACTGTATCTTCATTGCTGTATGCATTACAAAAACTCCAGATGTCTCAGGAACAGATTTAGCAGTATCTTGATTAAAATCTAGCCATTCTGACCATTGTTCCCCAGTTTCACTACTCATGATACAACAACAATTTTTCATGCTTTAAACATTGTTTGCATATGGTCATGAGACAAAAGATCTAATAGTCACAATAGAAGATCGTAATGTTTACAATTATATTTTAGGTTAAAAATCCCTAAATTAAATGGGTTTTAAGAAATTCTTTGGTCATAACAAAGATAGTGAAAAAAATCAGAATCAAATAGAGATTGAAAGAATAAAAAATGAGATAGAGAAAGAAGATAGAATTTTCCAACAGGAATTACCTGACAAAGATAATCTATTAAACAAATTTGAACTTGATCAACTAAAACAACTTTGTATTGATATACTTGGCAGGGAACCAGAACCAGAATATTTTGAGGAAAGAGAAACTGGGAAACAGATAGAATTACCACTGTATAGAAATGATTACATTCATTTCATAATTGAAGAGTTACGATTGTCCCAAATCAAAGACTATGCACTTAAAAATAAAATCATATCTGCTAGTTTCTTTGAAAAATAAAAACTGATTTAACCAACTATCTTAGTATTTGCAGATCAAGAAAAATAGTTTTTGTCATCATTCCATCAGATGCGCTAATTCCAAGTGTATAATTTCCTGGAAGTACAGAGTTATTTTGCAATAAAATCTGCACAGTATGCATCCTTGTTACATCAATCACATTATTAGAAAACTTTACATCAAGATTTCCAAGTCCTGCGTTTGATTGTATAGAACTTGACGCATTAAGAAATACAAAGTTATTTTTAACAAGACCATTTTTGGAAATTTCTATATCAAGTGTTTGTTGTTTGGATGAATCACTAAATACTATTTTGTTAATCTTGGAATGAATATCAAGTGGGGATGGAATTGTGTTAGTTATTACACCAAATTTATCGGTATTCCATTCAGAAAACCAGAGTTTGTTGCCATCAAACGGATCAGCTACAATATTTAGTGCATATACCAGATATCCATCTGCTGGACGGGAAGGAATTTCATACTCTGTGAGAGTTTTATTTACCGTATCAAAAAAGGCAATTTTATTGCCTTCATGTTCATTTACCCACATTTCTTTGCCGCCATTTACTTCTCGTATCCAAAAAGGCAAAGTAGTGACGTGATATGCATTTTGTGATGTGGGAAATCTTGTTAGACTTTTAGAGTCTATCTGATATTCGGTGATAAAGCTTGTTCCATGTTCAGTTAACCAAATAGTGTCATTTAGTACAAAAAGATCTGTTGGGGAACCAAGTGAGATCTTTTCATCTGTTGGTACTTCAAGTGTTTTTTCAATATTTGTTACAATTCCACCATCAGATATGATATGATATTTCACAATTTTTTGTGTGGCAATCTCGGTAATCCATAAATAATTATTTTCTAAAAACAACCCAGCAGGTTGAGTGTCATTTCCTATTTTAAATTCAGAAATCATGTATGGTTCAGTTTTGTTCTGAGTTTTTTGTATTATACCAACTGTGTTGCTTGTAAGAGTGGTAAACCAGATGTTTCCATCTTTGTCTGATTTCATTTGAAAAGGTGCAGAGCGAATTAAGTGAAATGCAGTAAATTTATCAGTATTAGGATCAAATTTCCAAATAGAGTTTGTTCCTAACTGCGAGAACCATATGAATCCATCACTGTCTTGCAACATGGTCCACACCATAAATGAATTACTTGATGTATAATTTTGTGAATTTTCATCTCTGATTGGATATGATGATATTTTTCCCTGGTTTGTATCAAATCTAAATAATGAATCAGTTTTAGATCCCGCTATCCAAACAATTCCATTTTTATCAACCAATATACCGTTAGGCCAAGTTCCAGCAGGTAGAGAATATTCTTTTATGTATGGATTGTTATTTTGATTTTCATTATAGCTTTGAGGTAAGCTATTATCAGAGTTTTTTTCGTTTGATTTTAATACATTTTCCATAGTAAATGCGAGTGTTGCAACTGATGCAATCACGCCAACTAAAATAAGCCATTTTATTGAAGACAATTTCCCTAGTTACTGCTAATCTATTTCTCGTTATTAGTATCTTGCAAAAATTATCTGTTGATTATTCTTTTTGAGGAAAGAATAATTATTGACATTATTGATGCTGCAAGAACAATTGGTGCTAATTGACCAAATTCTGGTACAATTGTGGCGTTGTGGTTGGATTCAGGAGTATTATCACTAATTTGAGTAGGTGTCTTATCAATTTGAGAACTAGTTGTATTAAAAATCATCAAACTATTATAGGCAATGTCATTATTTTCGTTGGTATCACCTATTGTATTTGAAGGGTCTGCATCAAAAAACAGTTGATAGTTTCCAGGTTTTGTTGGCATCCAGTTGAAACTTATTGGTACAGTTTGTTTTGCATCAATATTTGCATTGATAAAAGTATCATATACAAGAAGATTAGTACTGTTTGTTATTTTCAGTCTAAACATAATTGATCTGGCATCAGTACCGCCACTATTGTAAACATCTTTTGTTATTATAATAGATTTACCTGAAACTGGGGATGTGGTATTTCCAAATTGATCAGAAATGTTTAACGAGCCATTAACCCATGCAAGCTCGGCATGATTAGCTTTACCAGATTGTACTACAATAATCCCAGTAACCAAAGGATTGATTTTATCATAATAAGGATATTTTCCTACTGTACCAAAAAATTGTGTAAATGATTTACCTGGTTCAATTATACCGCTGTCAAAGGTTCCCATCGGTCCATAATTTGACGTTCCTGTTGTAGCAGTATGGGTTTTGTTGTCAAGATTTGTCCAAGTAATGGTACCTCCTGCAGAAACTGTTACTTGGTAAGGAAGAAAACATGGAGAGATAGATGGACAACTATTTGTGGAATTACCATTTGTTATGTAAACTTGGGCATTGCTAGCTAGTGCAGGCATGGTTGAGACAGATGTAAAAACAGCAATCAAAACGATAAGTAAAATGATTTCTTTTTGCAACAAATGCAATATGTGAATTTTTCAAATAAATCAAGTGTAGTTATGCTACGTAATGCTTATGAGATAGGTTTTAGCGGAGATTAAAATTTGTACAGATACTTTGTAATGTGTTGTCTTGAAGCAAATATCACAAACAAGCCAATTGCTGCAGCCATAACCAATATTGCAGTTGGAAATTCAGGGACCGCGTTTGTTCCTACTATCTCAATTGTGTGTGTGCTATGATGATAGTTGATTTCAAGCGTAGTTTCATCTTGTGTATTAGCTGTTTCAATGACATCAGCTTGTGACATAACCTGACCGTCTATCATCACACTAATGTTACCACTTAGTAATGATTTTGGAATGGTGATGTCTGTTGTTCCTTTTGTACCAGTTTCACCAGAGACTGTAAAAGAGATCTTTTTTGCTTGCTCATCAAATTGCAGATTGCTTACATTAGAATTACTTGTTAACTTTACATCAAAATCTTTTCCTTCTGCTTTTATTGCAAATGCATTAGGACTGACAACTACAAACTTTGCAGAGGATTGTAGGTTTGCCTGGGTTTTTAGTGTCAAGCCACCTACCAAGTCTGCACTTACATCAATTTTTGCATTTATTGTATATGCGCCAGTTTTTGCATTGTCAGGCAAAGTAAAGTCTGCTCTGTATTGTCCATCTCCACCGACTTGAGCTTTTCCGTCATTAACTATAGTGCCGTTATTATCTAATACCTGTATCGAAATTAGGTTTGCACCGCCAAGTTCCGTAATCAAACCAGACCAAACTGATCCTTCAATTTTTACATCGTCACCCGGTTTGTAAAGATGCTTATCTGTTTCAACGGTAAATGAGTTTTCTGAATCTGCAGACATTTTTTCATAAGATGATTTGTAGTTTTCATGATATTCTGCTTGCGTATTTGTTTGTGATTGAGAATTTCCTTGTGATTGATAATTTTCATTAGATCCACCTGTTGTATTTTCACCTGAATTTTCTGCAGAAGCATTAGCTTGAGTTGTAGAGTTTGATGATATCTCTGTCTTTCCTAAATTAATTTTCGCAGAAGCATCAGCATTTATACCAACTTGATCTTTTTGTGCAAACACAAAAGAGGATGAAGAATTAACTAGTAATCCCGCAAGACAGAGCACAATTATGCTTGCAAGAAATTTTGATTGTTTATACGATTTAAAATTAATACACTTCATATGGTATCAATATATCAAAAAAGCAATAAATAAACAATACTACCCCTTTGCACTAAAATTTTGCATTCTAAAACCATGATTTAGGGTTACCTAGAAATTCTTCATGTTCAATTCATTGTTTACTTTTTTGTTCTAGTCATTTTGTAACTTTCAATAATGGTAACTACAAGGGCAGCAGCAAACAAACCTAAGGGCATTGATAACCACATTGCTTGTCTAAAAAATGCCAGATTTACTGTTTCTGCTGTAAGTATGCATGCACTTTCCGCAGTAACTAAAATGTAAAGACTAGTCTTAATGACATATTTTAGATTTGGTAGCTTGTACAAATGCGGAATCTTCTTCATTCCAATACCGCAATATTGAAAAGTATTCTTGAGATTTGAAATAAAGCTGATATTACTTCCTTGTTCCAGAGCAGAACAGCATGCACCCAATCCTTGTTTTGAATTGTATCTTCCCATAATAGTACAAAATGTAGTCATACTTGCAAGACCATAACCAAGAGCATACGACATGATTATTCCAAACACATCATGATAACCAAATAGTACAAATGATATGCCTTGTCCTATCTGTGATGAAAGTATGCACAGAACTATAATCCCAACAGCAGAAGGGTATGATTTTTTTACTTGGTTGAAAAAAAACGTAGATTTTTTTATTTCTGGAGTTGAAATGCAACAACACGTTCCTGTAGGACAGATATCGCACATGGAATCTTCAGTGCATTTACAGTCAGCACATAAACAATTTGCCAACATGTCACTATACCTGTAATCATATTTTAATGCTCTTGGAATGCTAATCTCATCAAATTCTCAAAAAGGAAAAAATTGATCTTTGACTCGCAGGTAAAATGAGTCACTACAACTTGAAATTGCTCAAAGGCTAGGGTGAACCATAGTAGTTGCCACTCAGAGCTGCACCAGACTTTGCAGTAGATGCAGATATGGCTCCGTTATTACCATTCGTACAACCTGTCTGAAATGAATAGCAATTCTTTGAATCAGTAACTGTATTTGCTGCATTATGTGTTCCTGTATATTGACCAGGTGTTTCCCATCCAGCTCCTGCCATCATAGCAATTCCTATGACAATTACACATAGTACAAAAGATCCTACTATTATTCCGATTGTTTTAGAAGACATTACTTGTGTTATGATCTGATATGATTTAAGCATTTCAGATTTTTAGTCAACTTGTAGAGATCAGCAAAGAATCTGAATAACTTTATTTT
This genomic stretch from Nitrosopumilaceae archaeon harbors:
- a CDS encoding CARDB domain-containing protein; translation: MQKEIILLIVLIAVFTSVSTMPALASNAQVYITNGNSTNSCPSISPCFLPYQVTVSAGGTITWTNLDNKTHTATTGTSNYGPMGTFDSGIIEPGKSFTQFFGTVGKYPYYDKINPLVTGIIVVQSGKANHAELAWVNGSLNISDQFGNTTSPVSGKSIIITKDVYNSGGTDARSIMFRLKITNSTNLLVYDTFINANIDAKQTVPISFNWMPTKPGNYQLFFDADPSNTIGDTNENNDIAYNSLMIFNTTSSQIDKTPTQISDNTPESNHNATIVPEFGQLAPIVLAASIMSIIILSSKRIINR
- a CDS encoding MG2 domain-containing protein, which produces MKCINFKSYKQSKFLASIIVLCLAGLLVNSSSSFVFAQKDQVGINADASAKINLGKTEISSNSTTQANASAENSGENTTGGSNENYQSQGNSQSQTNTQAEYHENYKSSYEKMSADSENSFTVETDKHLYKPGDDVKIEGSVWSGLITELGGANLISIQVLDNNGTIVNDGKAQVGGDGQYRADFTLPDNAKTGAYTINAKIDVSADLVGGLTLKTQANLQSSAKFVVVSPNAFAIKAEGKDFDVKLTSNSNVSNLQFDEQAKKISFTVSGETGTKGTTDITIPKSLLSGNISVMIDGQVMSQADVIETANTQDETTLEINYHHSTHTIEIVGTNAVPEFPTAILVMAAAIGLFVIFASRQHITKYLYKF
- a CDS encoding sodium:solute symporter, with the protein product MIGLDSLIPFVCLFVVFIALGFYGKYWRRGDLNNVHEWSLAGRKLGTTLVFFLIGADLYTAYTFVAIPSGVFAKGSLYFFAIPYVMLTFAVALVTMPRLWSLSREKGYITASDFVKDRFSSLALAVMIAITGIVAELPYIALQIVGMQSVLTVMLAGTSNSQVVEEIALLLSFAILAAFTFTSGLRGATLTAIFKDVLIWITVIAVIVVVPISIGGFGNVFKEIKPNYVTLSDSLVPAYATLVLGSALALYLYPHAINGVLSAESAKKLRTSTGLLPLYGIGLAIMALMGVLVYAVPSAMNFLSGFPESSRGILVVPSLILYSMPGWFSGIALLGIFVGGLVPAAIMAMAQANLLTRNIIKEIKPNLTPKSEIRITKISSTIFKFVALGFVFTVPATYAISLQLLGGILIAQILPAVFFGMYVKSLRKEPLIAGLVTGIFLGIFMVESVNNFGPLSSSLFNTMFGSLYIAVIALAVNLVISFVGSAILNKKHRPTNT